One stretch of Pigmentiphaga aceris DNA includes these proteins:
- a CDS encoding type II toxin-antitoxin system HipA family toxin — protein sequence MKLHVYVHDKPVATLESTDGFRHVMTYHPDVAPDQFVSLLMPVRTESYVYPELHPLFRMNLPEGFLLSILQEQLGPHVGASPLNLLSVVGRNAIGRVKLATPGADPTQAPVPFDLNGVLRGDNSEEAFVELVRRHAVSGVSGVVPKFLSPSTLGEHGKGTLATDRYIIKGTTSRLPGIALNEHLCMEVSRQAGFPTAATEVSEDGQALVVHRFDIEDDGCTRKGMEDLCSLLTLRPEQKYESTWERVVGRIKDVVAQPEQQNAALSQLADLLLLTYALRNADCHTKNIALLYGEDKQIQLAPIYDMLTITVYDDYAKNPPGMPVDGCSTWMPGKALERFLQTRCNVMPAETRERVERICDAIVHVTPQVIDAARQHAAFHETGKRMLHAWNDGMNSLRLQKTWSLPSLDNPIAAAGFSDPLPIKPAKAEKIGRSELLGRR from the coding sequence ATGAAGCTGCATGTGTATGTACATGACAAGCCGGTTGCCACCTTGGAATCCACCGACGGCTTTCGTCATGTGATGACCTACCACCCGGACGTCGCGCCCGATCAGTTCGTCTCCCTGCTGATGCCGGTGCGCACCGAATCCTACGTCTACCCTGAACTGCATCCTCTTTTCAGGATGAATCTGCCCGAGGGTTTCCTGCTGTCGATTCTTCAGGAACAGCTTGGCCCACACGTAGGGGCTTCGCCGCTGAACCTGCTGTCCGTGGTTGGACGCAATGCCATTGGGCGCGTCAAACTTGCAACGCCCGGTGCCGATCCCACACAAGCCCCCGTGCCTTTTGACTTGAACGGCGTCCTGCGTGGCGACAACTCCGAGGAAGCTTTTGTCGAGCTTGTCCGACGGCATGCAGTGTCTGGCGTTTCCGGGGTCGTTCCAAAGTTTCTTTCCCCGAGCACGCTGGGCGAGCACGGCAAAGGCACTCTGGCTACCGACCGCTACATCATCAAGGGGACGACTTCCCGGCTGCCGGGCATTGCCTTGAACGAGCACCTTTGCATGGAAGTGTCGCGCCAGGCAGGCTTCCCAACTGCCGCTACCGAGGTGTCCGAAGACGGTCAGGCCCTGGTCGTGCACCGCTTCGACATCGAGGACGATGGCTGTACCCGCAAGGGCATGGAAGATCTGTGCAGCCTGCTTACGCTGCGTCCCGAACAGAAGTACGAATCCACCTGGGAGCGGGTCGTTGGCCGCATCAAGGACGTGGTTGCGCAGCCCGAACAACAGAACGCCGCGCTGTCCCAATTGGCCGATCTGCTGCTGTTGACGTATGCCCTGCGCAATGCCGATTGCCACACCAAGAACATTGCCCTGCTTTACGGCGAGGATAAGCAGATCCAGCTGGCCCCGATCTACGACATGCTGACCATCACGGTCTACGACGATTACGCCAAGAACCCGCCTGGCATGCCTGTCGACGGGTGCAGTACCTGGATGCCTGGCAAAGCACTGGAACGCTTCCTGCAAACGCGCTGCAACGTGATGCCGGCAGAGACACGCGAACGCGTCGAGCGAATTTGCGACGCTATCGTTCACGTCACGCCGCAAGTCATTGACGCCGCGCGACAGCACGCGGCTTTTCACGAAACCGGCAAACGCATGTTGCATGCGTGGAATGACGGCATGAACAGCCTGCGGCTGCAGAAGACCTGGAGCCTGCCCAGCCTGGACAATCCTATTGCTGCGGCCGGATTCTCAGACCCTTTACCGATCAAGCCCGCAAAGGCCGAAAAAATCGGGCGCTCGGAACTGCTCGGAAGGCGTTGA
- a CDS encoding helix-turn-helix domain-containing protein produces the protein MDNLQSLGRTVAQLRQARGMTQKQLAALSGLGQSTLARFETGGVAEFGSRKLLRLLEVLGHELSFVPTQRTFTLDDALAERQRQAQAPDEGNVVRRSRTS, from the coding sequence ATGGACAACCTGCAGTCCCTCGGGCGCACTGTCGCGCAGTTGCGGCAGGCTCGCGGCATGACACAAAAGCAATTGGCTGCCCTCAGTGGTCTTGGCCAGTCAACGCTTGCGCGGTTTGAAACCGGGGGCGTGGCAGAGTTCGGTTCCCGCAAGTTGCTTCGGTTGCTGGAAGTCCTGGGGCATGAACTTTCTTTCGTGCCGACGCAACGCACCTTCACCCTGGACGACGCATTGGCAGAGCGTCAGCGGCAAGCCCAGGCACCTGACGAGGGGAACGTGGTGCGTCGGAGCCGCACCTCATGA
- a CDS encoding class I SAM-dependent methyltransferase yields the protein MTLSPDTLRQISDLTRTHYQDSAESFREGTADHDVSQNIAALLRHIEGTEPFTIMDFGCGPGRDLKTFSGLGHRAVGLDGTERFVEMARDDSGCEVWHQDFLALDLPDAYFDGIFANAVLFHIPAQELPRVLGQLRATLKPRGVLFCSNPRGDNQEGWNRGRYGSYHDLAAWRDFMTTAGFEELEHYYRPTGLPLDQQPWLASVWRRVG from the coding sequence ATGACACTTTCCCCCGACACCCTGCGCCAGATCAGTGACCTGACCCGCACGCATTATCAAGACTCTGCCGAGAGCTTCCGCGAAGGCACGGCCGACCACGATGTCAGTCAGAACATTGCCGCCCTGCTGCGACATATCGAAGGCACCGAGCCTTTCACCATCATGGATTTCGGCTGCGGACCGGGGCGTGATCTGAAGACCTTCAGCGGGCTTGGACACCGTGCAGTCGGGCTGGATGGCACCGAACGTTTTGTCGAGATGGCACGCGACGATTCTGGCTGTGAGGTGTGGCACCAGGACTTCCTGGCGCTGGACCTGCCCGATGCATACTTCGACGGCATCTTCGCCAACGCGGTGCTGTTCCACATTCCTGCGCAAGAGTTGCCGCGTGTGCTTGGACAACTGCGCGCCACCTTGAAGCCGCGTGGTGTGCTGTTCTGCTCGAACCCGCGTGGTGACAATCAGGAAGGCTGGAATCGCGGCCGTTATGGTTCATATCACGACCTGGCGGCGTGGCGTGACTTCATGACAACGGCCGGGTTTGAAGAACTTGAACACTATTACCGGCCGACCGGTTTGCCGCTGGACCAGCAACCGTGGCTGGCCAGCGTGTGGCGGCGCGTGGGCTAA
- a CDS encoding mechanosensitive ion channel family protein produces the protein MNSSFITDLFNDTSFLGIPLLSWLFALCVASLSFVVLRAGVSFLRRRFTAAASRSDSLFSAVAALVVGGTSNFLIGLAAILIGAGMLELPARWADRISSLWFVVVVLQVALWGSRAISLGMTHYLKGRASGQPAQLSALSSLLMWGAKVLLWAIVLLAMLSNLGVNITAFVASLGVGGIAVALAVQNILGDLFASLSIAVDKPFEVGDFIVVGSLAGTVEHVGLKTTRIRSLGGEQIVMANTAMLGATIQNYKRLAERRIVFEFKVTRTCTSEQAKQIPQLVERIVRDIPKTRFDRSHLKGFGESSLDFETVYIVLDPGYNAYMDIQQALNFRLMDGLAEMGVSFAFPTRVVHVASMPEVVTESADESPMQRTPATVVQ, from the coding sequence ATGAACAGCAGCTTCATCACTGACCTATTCAACGACACTTCATTCCTTGGCATTCCCTTGCTGAGTTGGCTGTTCGCCTTATGCGTGGCTTCGCTCAGTTTTGTGGTGCTGCGCGCGGGCGTCAGTTTCCTGCGCCGCCGATTTACTGCCGCCGCCTCGCGGTCTGATTCGCTGTTCAGCGCCGTGGCGGCGCTGGTGGTTGGCGGAACCAGCAATTTTCTGATCGGCTTGGCAGCCATCCTGATCGGGGCGGGCATGCTTGAATTGCCGGCACGCTGGGCAGATCGGATAAGCAGTCTGTGGTTCGTGGTGGTGGTGTTGCAGGTGGCGCTGTGGGGAAGCCGGGCAATCAGCCTTGGCATGACGCATTATCTGAAAGGGCGGGCCAGCGGTCAGCCCGCGCAGCTGAGCGCGCTGTCCTCGCTGCTGATGTGGGGTGCCAAGGTATTGCTGTGGGCGATCGTGCTGCTGGCCATGCTGTCGAACCTGGGCGTCAATATCACCGCCTTTGTCGCCAGCCTGGGGGTGGGCGGCATTGCGGTGGCACTGGCCGTGCAGAACATTCTGGGTGACCTGTTTGCCTCGCTGTCGATTGCCGTCGACAAGCCATTCGAGGTGGGTGACTTCATTGTCGTCGGTTCCCTGGCAGGTACCGTCGAACACGTGGGCTTGAAGACCACGCGCATTCGCAGCCTGGGCGGCGAGCAGATCGTGATGGCAAACACCGCCATGCTGGGTGCCACCATTCAGAACTACAAGCGCCTGGCCGAACGCCGCATTGTGTTTGAGTTCAAGGTCACGCGGACCTGCACCTCGGAGCAGGCCAAGCAGATTCCGCAGCTGGTCGAGCGCATCGTGCGCGACATTCCGAAGACGCGTTTCGACCGCTCGCACTTGAAGGGCTTTGGCGAAAGCAGCCTGGATTTCGAGACGGTCTACATCGTGCTCGACCCGGGCTACAACGCTTACATGGACATCCAGCAGGCGCTCAATTTCCGATTGATGGATGGCCTGGCTGAAATGGGCGTGAGCTTTGCGTTCCCGACGCGGGTGGTGCATGTGGCGTCGATGCCGGAGGTGGTGACTGAATCTGCGGACGAGTCGCCGATGCAGCGCACGCCGGCGACTGTGGTCCAGTAA
- a CDS encoding peptidylprolyl isomerase, producing the protein MAQATARHILVSTEEKCNELKAAIEGGADFAQVAKDNSSCPSKRDGGNLGTFGRGQMVKEFDEVVFSAPVNVVQGPVKTQFGYHLLEVTARKD; encoded by the coding sequence ATGGCCCAAGCTACCGCCCGCCACATCCTGGTGTCCACGGAAGAGAAGTGCAACGAACTGAAGGCTGCCATCGAAGGCGGCGCTGACTTCGCGCAAGTGGCGAAGGACAACTCCAGCTGCCCGTCCAAGCGTGACGGTGGCAACCTGGGCACCTTCGGCCGCGGCCAGATGGTCAAGGAATTCGACGAAGTCGTGTTCAGCGCCCCGGTGAACGTGGTTCAAGGCCCGGTGAAGACCCAGTTCGGTTATCACCTGCTCGAAGTCACCGCACGTAAAGACTGA
- a CDS encoding HD-GYP domain-containing protein, which translates to MQIRSVLLAEIPSLDVRSGMPLPWDVHDAEGQLLLARGHLLANDSILENLIARGGCVHLRDASKPTGEVEVPPPLPVRYASLKLELAWLLSHPEEADFIARIRGIAEAVASLTERNVDQLIFLIIRHDYTRFAIYGSVHSLHVATVCSVLARRLGWSMTRHLRLVCAALTMNLSIIELQGTLAGRLDPLTDAHRALIHAHPLTSAAMLREVGLVDEEWLAKVEQHHEEMSGQGYPRGIETPTDGAQILRFADQFAAKHAWRADRGAIPAQQVARELYLQSQGHPLAALLIKEFGIFPPGCFVQLASGEAAIVVRRGSNANTPVVAAIISCHGDTIVEPVMRDTTSPEYAISTTLEERLVLARVSSETLYSLC; encoded by the coding sequence GTGCAGATCAGATCGGTTTTACTTGCGGAGATTCCGTCGCTGGATGTGCGTTCGGGCATGCCGCTGCCTTGGGATGTGCATGACGCCGAGGGGCAATTGCTGCTTGCGCGTGGCCATCTTCTCGCGAACGATTCAATCCTTGAAAACCTGATTGCGCGTGGTGGCTGCGTCCATCTCAGAGATGCCAGCAAACCAACGGGCGAGGTCGAGGTGCCGCCGCCGTTGCCGGTTCGATACGCCTCTTTGAAACTGGAGCTGGCATGGTTGCTGAGCCACCCCGAAGAGGCTGATTTCATCGCGCGCATTCGCGGTATTGCAGAGGCCGTTGCCAGCCTCACCGAGCGCAATGTGGATCAGCTGATCTTCCTGATCATTCGTCACGACTACACGCGCTTTGCCATCTATGGTTCGGTGCACTCCTTGCACGTCGCCACGGTCTGCAGTGTGCTGGCGCGGCGTCTGGGCTGGTCGATGACGCGGCATCTGCGACTGGTGTGTGCCGCGTTGACCATGAACCTGTCGATCATCGAGCTGCAGGGCACGCTTGCGGGCCGGCTCGATCCCCTGACGGATGCGCATCGCGCCTTGATCCATGCCCACCCGTTGACCAGTGCAGCCATGCTGCGCGAAGTGGGATTGGTAGACGAAGAGTGGCTTGCCAAGGTCGAGCAGCACCACGAAGAGATGAGTGGACAGGGTTACCCGCGTGGCATCGAAACACCAACCGATGGTGCACAGATTCTGCGTTTCGCCGACCAGTTCGCCGCCAAGCATGCATGGCGGGCTGATCGGGGTGCCATTCCTGCGCAACAGGTGGCGCGCGAGCTATATCTGCAAAGCCAAGGCCATCCGCTTGCCGCCTTGCTGATCAAAGAATTCGGCATCTTCCCGCCGGGCTGCTTCGTGCAATTGGCATCGGGTGAAGCTGCCATTGTGGTGCGGCGGGGCAGCAACGCGAACACGCCTGTTGTCGCAGCCATCATCAGCTGCCATGGCGACACCATTGTCGAACCGGTGATGCGCGACACCACGTCGCCCGAGTATGCGATTTCCACCACCTTGGAAGAGCGCTTGGTGCTGGCGCGGGTGTCATCGGAGACGCTGTATTCACTGTGTTGA
- a CDS encoding prephenate dehydratase: MSTHTSASVGYIGPPGSWTHQACLDLFNDQPLVPLSREDLFERYSKGEIACICVPVATSVVGVTPYLDDVLALPVLTVVAEYPKMLGYSLLVRPGTRREDITDVFAHPVALEEVKPWLDREMPHVRRIQASSGGAAAQTVANSAGLDKASLGPMVGSSLYSLVSLEDGIEEGPHNVTRWWVLGRDVPAPSGHDKTSLLVDTSDDQFGAVLALLANARVQILTIYERPSKQTLDTHRYLIEVAGHAEDDHLAALLAQHAVFRVLGSYPRK, encoded by the coding sequence ATGAGCACCCACACTTCAGCTTCGGTTGGCTACATTGGTCCGCCAGGCTCCTGGACTCACCAGGCATGTCTCGACCTTTTCAACGACCAGCCACTGGTACCGCTATCGCGCGAGGATCTGTTCGAGCGCTACAGCAAAGGTGAGATCGCATGCATTTGCGTGCCGGTGGCGACCTCTGTCGTAGGCGTCACCCCTTACCTGGACGATGTGCTTGCATTACCCGTGCTGACGGTCGTCGCCGAGTACCCGAAGATGCTTGGCTACAGCCTGCTGGTGCGACCCGGAACCAGGCGGGAAGACATCACCGACGTGTTTGCGCACCCGGTTGCACTTGAAGAAGTGAAACCCTGGCTTGACCGCGAGATGCCTCATGTGCGCAGGATTCAGGCAAGCAGCGGAGGCGCGGCAGCGCAAACGGTCGCCAACAGCGCAGGGCTGGACAAGGCGTCTCTGGGCCCGATGGTTGGCAGCTCGCTTTATTCGCTGGTGTCGCTGGAAGATGGCATTGAAGAAGGCCCGCACAACGTCACGCGCTGGTGGGTGCTGGGCCGCGATGTGCCCGCGCCCAGCGGGCACGACAAGACCTCGTTGCTGGTGGACACGTCGGACGATCAGTTCGGTGCCGTGCTCGCCTTGCTTGCCAATGCTCGCGTGCAGATCCTGACCATCTATGAACGTCCGAGCAAGCAGACGCTGGACACGCATCGTTATCTCATCGAGGTAGCGGGCCATGCGGAAGACGATCATCTGGCTGCGTTGCTTGCGCAGCACGCCGTCTTCCGTGTGCTGGGGTCCTATCCAAGAAAGTGA
- a CDS encoding DNA-3-methyladenine glycosylase family protein produces MFDFTLPLPRGYIVADILNFHARDKDALSEIVSDTPITKQIKKAVLLGDVPTVIDIALDTSLEQACCVALSDAPINIAMQSQAKHIAASMLGLHIDPAAFLAFVETDPVFGPLTARQQGLRIAQSASIFEALTWAIMGQQINVAFAVSLRRSFIRLAGQPHSSGLICYPSPADAARIDIEALTSRQFSRAKAETLLRLADLLASGQIDLQESPANSLDTICAALLAVKGIGPWTVNYALLRGYGYADCSLHGDVAVRAAIANLWGHETRPSIAAAETLLARYRPHRTMAAAHLWASLNKSSNY; encoded by the coding sequence ATGTTCGATTTCACGCTGCCTCTGCCGCGCGGCTACATCGTTGCGGATATATTGAATTTTCACGCCCGAGACAAGGATGCCTTGTCCGAAATCGTCAGCGACACGCCGATAACAAAACAGATCAAGAAAGCAGTGTTGCTCGGTGATGTGCCGACAGTCATCGACATCGCGCTCGACACGTCCCTTGAGCAAGCTTGCTGCGTGGCGCTGTCCGATGCACCGATCAACATCGCCATGCAGTCGCAGGCCAAACACATTGCAGCCAGCATGCTGGGGCTGCATATCGATCCGGCCGCGTTCCTGGCCTTCGTCGAGACAGACCCGGTATTCGGTCCCTTGACCGCACGCCAGCAGGGCTTGCGCATTGCACAGTCGGCGTCGATCTTCGAGGCGCTCACCTGGGCCATCATGGGCCAGCAGATCAACGTGGCGTTTGCGGTGTCCTTGCGGCGCAGTTTCATCCGACTGGCGGGCCAGCCCCACAGCAGTGGACTGATCTGTTATCCGAGTCCGGCGGACGCGGCACGCATCGATATCGAGGCACTGACGTCACGGCAGTTCTCGCGCGCCAAGGCAGAGACTTTGTTAAGGTTGGCCGACTTGCTTGCAAGCGGGCAGATCGATCTTCAGGAAAGCCCGGCCAACTCGCTGGATACCATTTGCGCGGCATTGCTCGCGGTCAAAGGGATCGGGCCGTGGACCGTGAATTACGCCTTGCTGCGTGGTTATGGATATGCAGACTGTTCGCTGCACGGCGACGTTGCCGTGCGTGCCGCCATCGCCAATTTATGGGGCCATGAGACGCGCCCAAGCATTGCCGCAGCCGAGACGCTGCTGGCCCGTTATCGACCCCACCGAACCATGGCAGCGGCGCATCTGTGGGCCAGTCTGAACAAGTCGTCGAATTATTGA
- a CDS encoding methylated-DNA--[protein]-cysteine S-methyltransferase produces the protein MSYEYMWVDSPVKQLKLIAKGPALAGVLWEVERENRVMLQPMSENRNNAVLNQTAQQLAEYFERRRDVFDLPLDFQGTEFQKEVWAALLTIPFGQTRTYGDIARQIGRPAAVRAVGAANGRNPISIIAPCHRVIGSTGALTGFAGGLKAKEMLLALEGHSSDRDDARGRVAPAQTVLAW, from the coding sequence GTGTCCTACGAATACATGTGGGTCGATTCGCCAGTCAAACAACTGAAGCTGATCGCGAAAGGCCCCGCGCTGGCGGGTGTCTTGTGGGAAGTGGAACGCGAGAATCGCGTCATGCTGCAGCCCATGAGCGAGAACCGGAACAATGCGGTGCTGAACCAGACCGCACAGCAATTGGCCGAGTATTTCGAGCGGCGTCGCGATGTGTTCGACCTGCCGCTCGACTTTCAAGGCACCGAGTTTCAGAAAGAGGTCTGGGCGGCGTTGCTGACCATTCCTTTCGGGCAGACCAGAACCTACGGCGACATTGCCCGACAGATCGGCCGGCCCGCTGCGGTGCGGGCGGTTGGTGCCGCCAATGGCCGCAATCCCATTTCCATCATTGCGCCGTGCCATCGTGTGATCGGCTCGACGGGTGCGCTTACCGGGTTTGCTGGCGGGCTGAAGGCGAAGGAAATGCTGCTTGCCTTGGAAGGACATTCGTCAGATCGCGACGATGCTCGCGGACGTGTGGCTCCTGCACAGACCGTGTTGGCGTGGTGA
- a CDS encoding MFS transporter has product MSGSSSALQAAAVPPVDVSQTPPPQGFLIRIVGAAAFAHLLNDLIQALLPSVYPMLKTQYSLTFGQIGWIALVYQITASLLQPWIGLYTDKHPKPYLLPIGMLATLVGIGMLAFAGSYPMLLLAAAVVGVGSATFHPEASRVARMASGGRFGTAQSTFQVGGNTGSAIGPLLAAAIVVPYGQSAIAWFMLAALLAIAVGLTLTGWTLRHGQARAKSLSRGHAVGLGRKEIVRAILVVGVLMFAKFVYIAAFTNYFTFYLIERFSLTVQQSQLYLFMFLAAVAAGTFFGGPVGDRIGRKAVIWVSFLGVAPFALALPYANLFWTAALVITIGLVMSSAFAALVVYAQEAVPGRVGMVSGLMFGLMFGISGIGAAELGRLADSHGLVWVYNLTSYLPLLGIATAFLPKTKSVR; this is encoded by the coding sequence ATGTCCGGCTCCTCTTCTGCGCTTCAGGCCGCAGCCGTCCCCCCTGTCGACGTCTCCCAAACACCACCGCCACAAGGTTTCTTGATCCGCATCGTGGGCGCTGCCGCGTTCGCGCATTTGCTCAACGATCTGATTCAGGCTTTGCTGCCGTCGGTCTATCCAATGCTGAAGACCCAGTATTCGCTCACGTTCGGGCAGATTGGCTGGATTGCGTTGGTCTATCAGATCACGGCATCGCTCTTGCAACCGTGGATCGGGCTGTATACCGACAAGCATCCCAAGCCTTACCTGTTGCCGATAGGCATGCTGGCAACACTGGTTGGCATCGGCATGTTGGCGTTCGCAGGCAGCTATCCCATGTTGCTGCTGGCCGCTGCGGTGGTGGGAGTAGGCTCGGCAACATTCCACCCGGAAGCTTCCCGGGTAGCGCGCATGGCGTCGGGGGGTCGCTTCGGCACCGCACAGTCCACCTTCCAGGTTGGCGGCAATACCGGCTCGGCCATCGGGCCGCTGCTTGCCGCAGCGATTGTGGTGCCTTACGGACAGTCGGCAATTGCGTGGTTCATGTTGGCCGCATTGCTGGCGATTGCGGTGGGGCTTACGTTGACTGGCTGGACGCTGCGTCATGGGCAAGCCCGTGCAAAGAGCCTGAGCCGGGGTCACGCCGTCGGGCTGGGCCGTAAAGAGATCGTGCGTGCGATCCTGGTGGTTGGCGTGCTGATGTTTGCGAAGTTTGTCTACATTGCCGCCTTCACGAATTACTTCACGTTCTATCTGATCGAACGCTTCAGCCTGACGGTTCAGCAAAGCCAGCTGTACCTGTTCATGTTCCTGGCCGCCGTGGCGGCGGGGACGTTCTTTGGTGGACCAGTGGGGGACCGCATCGGCCGCAAGGCGGTCATCTGGGTATCGTTCCTGGGGGTGGCACCGTTTGCGTTGGCGCTGCCGTATGCCAATCTGTTCTGGACGGCAGCGCTGGTCATCACCATCGGTCTGGTGATGTCGTCGGCCTTCGCAGCCTTGGTGGTCTACGCGCAGGAAGCCGTGCCCGGCCGGGTCGGCATGGTGTCGGGGTTGATGTTCGGCTTGATGTTCGGCATCAGCGGCATCGGGGCGGCAGAGCTGGGCAGGCTGGCTGATTCACACGGCTTGGTGTGGGTGTATAACCTGACGTCCTATCTGCCGCTGTTGGGGATTGCGACGGCCTTCTTGCCGAAGACGAAATCGGTGCGCTGA